AAAATCCACCACCCTGTTCATGGCGAGAAGAATCTGGGAGTTCGTGTAAGTCTCACCTGTGGAAAGCCCGGACACGCGAAGTAGTTCCTGATCCGTAAAGATCGTGTTTCCGTGAAAGACGATCTCTTTGAACGCTTTTTGACCTTCAAATATCTTTCTCTGAACCACCTTGACGATCATGATCACAACGTTCTTCTCAGTGATGTCTTTCACTGTTGTTTTCTTAAAGTCCACGGACGTTTCCTGGGAGAAAAAGGGATAGGAGTTCAGAACGGAGATGAGCTTGTTTACTTCCGAAAGGGTGGGATAGAAGTCTTTCTTGCTCATCGTGAAGAATCTGACCAGAGGGGAGGAAGAGTAGTAGTCCCTCAGGGTCTTTATACCCGCCTTCGAGAGAATAGAGACAATATCTAGACCATCCGTCTCACCGTTGAACACGATATCCCAGAGAGCGTACTCTTTCACAACGATCTTGTAAGTTCCGTTCTCGAAGTTCCCGTTTATCTCCACAAGGAAGTATCCCGCTTCCTGGTACCTGCTTCTAATCGCCTCGAAGGTCTCCTTCAGGAAGTTCGTATTCAGCGGCATGTCCTTTTCGATTTTCACGAGTTTTTCGAGTTCTTTTCGGTCGACCAGACCAGGTCCTTCCACCTCAAGCCTCCAGTCCCTGACTACGGGGTTCTCTTTCAACAACACAACGAGTCTGTATCCCACGTCCGATGATTCCAGAGAGGGGGTAAGGGAGGAAAAGTATCCCAGCTCGAAGACCTTTTTGAGATATTCCTGGATTTCTTCTGATGTGACTTCTCCAAACAGCTTTCCAACTTTCTTTACGATGAACTCTGGTGTAAGAGTGCTCAGCCCCTCGAATTTCACTTCGGATATGTAGACCGCTATGGAAGAGACAGTCAGGAGTGTCAGAGCCAGTAGTGTCAGCACTTTTCTCTTCATACCCGTACCTCCTTCAACAAATCTCCGCTGTAGGCATGTTTGATGAAGGCCTCGAACGTCCAGGGACATTTTTCCTTGAAGATCCTTGCGATGGCCAGGGCGTACTGTTGAATCTCCCATTGTGCATGTGAATCTGCTCTCAGGTTCAGAAAGTTCATAAGACTACGTGCGTTCACGGTCCAGTAAAAGCGCGTGTAGAGATTCAAGGGAAGTACTATTCTGGCAACTTCCCTTGGAACTCCAGATTCAAGCAGCTCCATGTAAGTTTGATAAGCCTCATTCACTATGTGTGATATCTTTTCAATAGCCTTTTCCGGATCGATTTTGGACGGCCCAAAACGCTGGAGAGGGGGTATGTAGAAT
This region of Thermotoga sp. genomic DNA includes:
- the thyX gene encoding FAD-dependent thymidylate synthase is translated as MKIPVLDKGFVELVDVMGNDLSAVRAARVSFNMKLKDEEKDRHLVEYLMKHGHESPFEHIVFTFHVKAPIFVARQWFRHRIASYNELSGRYSKLSHEFYIPPLQRFGPSKIDPEKAIEKISHIVNEAYQTYMELLESGVPREVARIVLPLNLYTRFYWTVNARSLMNFLNLRADSHAQWEIQQYALAIARIFKEKCPWTFEAFIKHAYSGDLLKEVRV